A part of Dreissena polymorpha isolate Duluth1 chromosome 13, UMN_Dpol_1.0, whole genome shotgun sequence genomic DNA contains:
- the LOC127854428 gene encoding transcription intermediary factor 1-alpha-like: protein MAGMKEETALIKCGPCLFESKTVEPRYFCVDCLEYLCTECIRDHRRNKSSREHKILEEEQFPMDVKLFEEMTKLSDCTKHTGIKIDQYCPTHDVLICRYCLQNDHRLCEGLSDISCVLEDVSRRKNVEQHMHDLRSKCKAITTEMMQTLEEAQNDINKVQKDINDFFHILKYNIDILEKTLNERVENETQRLRLSEQRMSNLEKKASYYTNLHTITSKYGTSRQGIALNFKVSTLLKELETNDFVKSLRDKQIQFIQPTKVEDVILMLQQFDVVFKRTANQDSELCSDEASLYEDAVEFIEPTIGDDAKQMVENLSTCEKEPSKNMRHLQIMDDRIRLLKV from the coding sequence ATGGCGGGCATGAAAGAGGAGACGGCTCTCATAAAATGTGGACCATGTCTGTTTGAGAGCAAAACAGTGGAGCCAAGGTATTTCTGTGTGGACTGTCTGGAATACCTGTGTACTGAGTGCATACGAGATCACCGGAGAAATAAGTCATCACGTGAACATAAAATACTTGAAGAGGAACAATTTCCCATGGATGTTAAACTATTTGAAGAAATGACGAAATTATCGGATTGCACAAAACACACAGGTATTAAAATAGACCAATACTGTCCAACTCATGATGTTTTAATTTGCAGGTATTGTTTGCAAAACGACCATAGACTCTGCGAAGGTCTTTCTGACATTTCATGTGTGCTAGAAGATGTATCCAGACGTAAAAATGTGGAACAACATATGCATGATCTTCGAAGTAAATGCAAAGCAATTACCACTGAAATGATGCAGACATTAGAAGAAGCTCAGAATGATATCAATAAAGTACAGAAAgacataaatgatttttttcatatcttaaaatataacattgatattttagaaaagaCATTGAATGAAAGGGTCGAAAATGAAACTCAGCGTTTAAGACTCTCTGAGCAAAGAATGTCAAATCTTGAAAAGAAAGCGTCATATTACACAAATTTGCACACTATTACGTCTAAGTATGGGACATCAAGACAGGGCATTGCCCTAAATTTCAAAGTGTCAACGTTACTAAAGGAACTCGAGACGAATGACTTCGTGAAATCCTTAAGGGATAAGCAAATTCAATTTATACAACCAACAAAGGTAGAAGATGTGATACTCATGTTACAGCAATTTGACGTAGTGTTCAAACGCACGGCCAATCAAGACTCGGAATTATGCAGTGATGAAGCATCTCTGTATGAGGATGCAGTGGAATTTATTGAACCAACGATAGGAGATGACGCAAAACAAATGGTAGAAAACTTGTCTACATGTGAAAAAGAACCAAGCAAAAATATGCGTCATTTGCAGATTATGGATGATCGAATAAGATTGTTAAAAGTTTGA